Within the [Enterobacter] lignolyticus SCF1 genome, the region GTTGGCGTTTGGCTGATACGTAGAATCCGGGTACTTCTTGATGAAACTCTGAAATGCCGCGATCGCATCATCCTGGCGGGACGCATCCTTCACCAGCGCGATTGCCGCATTGTAATCCGTGTTCGCATCGCCGCTTTGCGCCGGCGCGCCGGTGGAAGCCGCTGCGCCTGCGTCAGGAGCCGACGTCGCGGCCGCAGCGCCGCTCTGAGCGCCTGCGGCTGGCTGCGCAGCGTTACCGCCGCTGCTCATACCATCGAGCTGCGATTGAATCTGCTTTTGACGCTCAACGGCCTGGTTAAGCTGATACTGGCTTTCCTGAATCTGACCACGCAGGGCGTCAATATCGGCCTGGTTGTCCTGGATTTGCTGCTGGAGTTGGGTCAAAAGCTGGCTGTGAGCGTTAGAAATACGCTCAAGTTGGGTGACGCGGTCTTCGACCGAGCCTGAGCCGACACTACTGATTGGCGCCTGCGCAAAAGCGGCCCAGGGGGCCGCTATGCCAACCAGTAACGACAGACTCAACAGATGATGTCTGAAGTTACTGCTCATGCAATTCTCTTAGTAAACCAGTACGGCACGACGGTTTTTGGAGTAAGCCGCTTCGTCGTGACCCAGTACTGCAGGTTTTTCTTTACCGTAAGAAACGATGGAGATCTGGTCAGCAGAAACGCCTTTACCCTGCAGGTACATTTTAACGGCGTTAGCACGACGCTCGCCCAGGGCGATGTTGTACTCAGGAGTACCACGTTCGTCAGCGTGACCTTCTACGGTGACTTTGTAGGACGGGTTGCTACGCAGGAAGTTAGCGTGCGCATCCAGCATCGCAGCGAAGTCAGAACGGATATCGTACTTGTCCAGATCGAAGTAAACGATGTTGTTCTGCTGCAGCTGCTGCATCTGCAGACGAGCCTGCTCTTCGGAAGACATGTTGCCGTTACCGTTAGCATCCATACCAGTGCCGGCACCCATCATGCCTTCGCCGCTCTGGTCGTTGCTGGCGTTCTTGTTAGAAGAACATGCCGCGATTGCCATAACTGGCAGAGCGATCATCAGTCCTTTCAGCACTTTGTTCAGTTGCATTTCTTTGATTCCTATAATATTCAATTAATTATTATTACAGATACGGCGACCAGGCAGGGAATTTCACCTGTCCATCAGTTGCCGGAAGACGCGCTTTGAAACGCCCATCTGTAGAAACCAGATTCAGCACGGATCCCATCCCCTGAGAAGAGCTGTAGATAACCATAGTGCCGTTTGGTGCCAGACTTGGCGTTTCATCCAGAAACGTTGACGACAGAACCTGTACGCCACCCGCTGCCAGATCTTGCTTAGCAATGTGCTGCTGGCCGTTGGCCGAGCTCACCATCACTAAAAACTTACCGTCGGCGCTGACATCCGCATCCTGGTTCTGAGAACCTTCCCAGGTAATACGCTGCGGCGCGCCGCCGTTCACATTCACTTTATACACCTGCGGACGACCGGCCTGGTCAGAAGTAAAGGCCAGGTTCTGGCTGTCCGGGAACCAGTTTGGCTCCGTGTTGTTGCTGCGACCATTGGTCACCTGCGTGATCTGACCGGAGGCCAGGTTCATCACGTACAGATTCAGGCTACCCGTTTTGGACAGCGCAAAGGCAAGCTTAGAGCCATCCGGCGAGAACGCCGGCGCGCCGTTGTGCTGCGGGAAGGAAGCAACCTGACGTACCGCGCCGTTAGCCAGCGTCTGGATAACCAGCGCGGAGCGGCCGCTTTCAAAGGTCACGTAAGCCAGCTTAGCGCCGTCCGGAGACCATGCCGGAGACATCAGCGGCTGGGAGGAACGGTGAACCACGAACTGGTTGTAGCCGTCGTAGTCAGACACGCGCAGCTCATACGGGAACTGGCCGCCGTTAGTCTGAACAACGTACGCGATACGGGTGCGGAACGCGCCTTTAATACCGGTCAGCTTCTCAAAGACTTCATCACTCGCCGTGTGGCCCGCGTAGCGCAGCCACTGCTTGTTCACTTTGTAGGAGTTCTGCGCCAGCACGGTGCCCGGCGCGCCACCGGTATCTACCAGCTGGTAGGCAACGGTATAGGAGCCATCCGGGTTCGGCGTTACCTGACCAACGACCACGGCATCAATGCCGAGCGCGGACCAGGCTGCAGGCTGAACTTCCTGAGCGGTGCCCGGCTGCTGCGGCAGACGAGAACGATCCAGCGGGTTGAATTTACCGCTGTTGCGCAGGTCAGCCGCCACAATGCCGCCGATATCTTCAGGCGCAGCGCCAGGGCCCGCCCACTGGAAAGGCACAACGCCAATCGGACGCGCCGAGTCCACCCCTTGGGTAATCTCGATACGTACTTCTGCGTGCAGCACCGCCGCCCACAGCATCAGAAAACCAAATGCTACTCGTAATGCCTGCTTCATCATATCTCCCTTATCCAGGCGGAAAGCCCACGATAATTTAGCAGAATGTTAACAAACTCAAATACACAAAACTACCAAAACCCTGTGACATATCCTAGCTCACTGCCAGGCATCTGCTGCGAGCAATCACAGTTTAAAACCTAGTGTGGCATTCTTAATTTTTTCATAAACAGCCTGACTCGGCGGTTTAGGAATGGTAGCGGTTTTAGCCGCTGTTAGCGCAGCCTGACAAAGGGCAGGGTCTCCTCCTGCAGACGTAATACTCTTCAAAGTACCATCTGGTGCAAGACTAATGTGTAAATCACATTGCTGGCCGGCATAAAGGCTCGAATCATAGAGACGACTCTGGATCGCACTACGAATCTGAGCTGCGTACGCACTTATATCAGCGCCTGTAGCTCCGCCGTTAGCACCACTAGTACCACTATCCTTCGCTGGCTGTCCTTTGCCTTTCGCTCCACCGCCCGTTTTCGGCGCATTCTTACCGGAGCTAAGATCGCCCAGCAGATCGTCAACGCCGGAAGCCTCTTTCGCCTCCGCCGCTTTCTTCGCAGCAGCTGCCTTAGCGGCCTTCTCCGCCGCCGCTTTTTCTGCAGCCGCGGCCTTCTTCTCAGCAGCGGCTTTCGCTGCTTTTTCCGCTTTATCAGCAGCCGCTTTTTCCGCCGCAGCCTGTTCAGCTGCAGCTTTCTCGGCAGCGGCCTTTTCGGCGGCAGCGGCTTTCTTCGCAGCATCGGCGGCAGCTTTCTTCTCTGCTTCCTGCTGCGCTTTCTTCGCGGCTTCCGCCTCGGCTTTCTTCTGAGCGTCCGCAGCAGCCTTCGCCGCGTCAGCTTCGGCTTTCTTCTGCGCCGCCGCTGCCGCTTTTACCGCTTCCGCTTCTGCTTTTTTCTGCGCATCCGCAGCGGCTTTCTTCGCCGCCTCGGCGGCGAGCTTCGCGTCAGCTTCAGCCTTGGCTTTTGCGTCCGCCGCCGCTTTTGCTGCCGCTTGTTCAGCCTGTTTCTGCTGTTCCTGCGCCTGCTTCTGCTGCTCCTGCGCCTGCTTAGCCGCTTCCTGCGCCTGCAGTTTTTCCTGCTCCAGCTGCTTCAGACGCTCCTGCTCGGCGGCCTGCTTCTCACGCATTTCCTCCGCCTGCTGTTGCGCCTGCTTTTCACGCTGTTCCTGCGCGCGCTTCGCGCTGGCCGCCTGCTGCTGCTGGCGGTTGTAGTTCTGCACTACCGCGCCTGGGTCGACCATCACCGCATCAATGGACGAACCACCTCCGCCGCCTGCCGACGCATCTATATGCTCATCGAACGAACTCCAAATCAGCAGTGCAATCAAGATGATATGCAGAACGACTGAAATGATGATCGCGCGTTTTAGCTTGTCGTTTTGTTCGGTTGCCTTTGACACTCTCGGTTCCCAAAAACTGTTAGCCTGTTAGCCGGGTCAGATTGGCTGGGTCATTAAACCAACCGATTTAACACCTGCGCTGTGCAACAGGTTCAGCGCTTTAATAATTTCATCGTAAGGCACATCTTTAGCGCCGCCGATTAAGAAGACCGTTTTCGGATTCGCCTGCAGACGACGCTGCGCTTCAGCAACCACCTGTTCTGGCGGCAGCTGCGGCATCTTATCCTGACCAACGTTGACGCTGTACTGCCCTACGCCAGAAACTTCTACGATCACCGGCGGATCGTCGTTGGTGCTCACGGCTTGCGATTCGGTTGCATCAGGAAGATTGACTTCCACGCTCTGCGTAATGATCGGTGCCGTCGCCATAAAAATCAGCAGCAGCACCAGCAACACATCCAGCAGCGGAACGATGTTGATTTCGGACTTCAGTTCGCGACGTCCGCGTCCACGTGCTCTGGCCATGGCTTACCC harbors:
- the cpoB gene encoding cell division protein CpoB, whose amino-acid sequence is MSSNFRHHLLSLSLLVGIAAPWAAFAQAPISSVGSGSVEDRVTQLERISNAHSQLLTQLQQQIQDNQADIDALRGQIQESQYQLNQAVERQKQIQSQLDGMSSGGNAAQPAAGAQSGAAAATSAPDAGAAASTGAPAQSGDANTDYNAAIALVKDASRQDDAIAAFQSFIKKYPDSTYQPNANYWLGQLNYNKGKKDDAAFYFASVVKNYPKSPKAADAMYKVGVIMQDKGDTAKAKAVYQQVVSKYPGTEGAKQAQKRLSGL
- the pal gene encoding peptidoglycan-associated lipoprotein Pal, whose product is MQLNKVLKGLMIALPVMAIAACSSNKNASNDQSGEGMMGAGTGMDANGNGNMSSEEQARLQMQQLQQNNIVYFDLDKYDIRSDFAAMLDAHANFLRSNPSYKVTVEGHADERGTPEYNIALGERRANAVKMYLQGKGVSADQISIVSYGKEKPAVLGHDEAAYSKNRRAVLVY
- the tolB gene encoding Tol-Pal system beta propeller repeat protein TolB → MKQALRVAFGFLMLWAAVLHAEVRIEITQGVDSARPIGVVPFQWAGPGAAPEDIGGIVAADLRNSGKFNPLDRSRLPQQPGTAQEVQPAAWSALGIDAVVVGQVTPNPDGSYTVAYQLVDTGGAPGTVLAQNSYKVNKQWLRYAGHTASDEVFEKLTGIKGAFRTRIAYVVQTNGGQFPYELRVSDYDGYNQFVVHRSSQPLMSPAWSPDGAKLAYVTFESGRSALVIQTLANGAVRQVASFPQHNGAPAFSPDGSKLAFALSKTGSLNLYVMNLASGQITQVTNGRSNNTEPNWFPDSQNLAFTSDQAGRPQVYKVNVNGGAPQRITWEGSQNQDADVSADGKFLVMVSSANGQQHIAKQDLAAGGVQVLSSTFLDETPSLAPNGTMVIYSSSQGMGSVLNLVSTDGRFKARLPATDGQVKFPAWSPYL
- the tolA gene encoding cell envelope integrity protein TolA yields the protein MSKATEQNDKLKRAIIISVVLHIILIALLIWSSFDEHIDASAGGGGGSSIDAVMVDPGAVVQNYNRQQQQAASAKRAQEQREKQAQQQAEEMREKQAAEQERLKQLEQEKLQAQEAAKQAQEQQKQAQEQQKQAEQAAAKAAADAKAKAEADAKLAAEAAKKAAADAQKKAEAEAVKAAAAAQKKAEADAAKAAADAQKKAEAEAAKKAQQEAEKKAAADAAKKAAAAEKAAAEKAAAEQAAAEKAAADKAEKAAKAAAEKKAAAAEKAAAEKAAKAAAAKKAAEAKEASGVDDLLGDLSSGKNAPKTGGGAKGKGQPAKDSGTSGANGGATGADISAYAAQIRSAIQSRLYDSSLYAGQQCDLHISLAPDGTLKSITSAGGDPALCQAALTAAKTATIPKPPSQAVYEKIKNATLGFKL
- the tolR gene encoding colicin uptake protein TolR, with protein sequence MARARGRGRRELKSEINIVPLLDVLLVLLLIFMATAPIITQSVEVNLPDATESQAVSTNDDPPVIVEVSGVGQYSVNVGQDKMPQLPPEQVVAEAQRRLQANPKTVFLIGGAKDVPYDEIIKALNLLHSAGVKSVGLMTQPI